One window from the genome of Pleurodeles waltl isolate 20211129_DDA unplaced genomic scaffold, aPleWal1.hap1.20221129 scaffold_37, whole genome shotgun sequence encodes:
- the LOC138276093 gene encoding LOW QUALITY PROTEIN: oocyte zinc finger protein XlCOF7.1-like (The sequence of the model RefSeq protein was modified relative to this genomic sequence to represent the inferred CDS: substituted 2 bases at 2 genomic stop codons), with product MSSHLRRHQQAHTGEKTFKCSECAKCFSMSLQLQRHQRTHTGEKPFKCSECAKCFSMSSHLRRHQRTHTGEKPFKCSECGSAFIYSSSLRIHQQTHTGEKPFKCSECAKCFSMSLQLQRHQRTHTGEKPFKCSECGSYFIYSSSLRIHQQTHTGEKPFKCSECLKSFSQLSHLKRHQHTHTGEKPFKCSECGRAFSCASSLVIHQRTHTGEKTFKCSECVKSFSQLSDLKRHQQTHTGEKPFKCSECGSAFIYSSSLRIHQRTHTGEKPFKCSECGSTFSYASSLGTHQQTHTGEIPFKCSECGNSFSQLSDLKRHQRTHTGEKPFKCSECCSSFKTSLSLRSHQRTHTGEKPFKCNECLKSFNQLSNLKRHQRTHTGEKPFKCSECGRAFSYASSLVIHQRTHTVEKTFKCSECVKSFSQLSDLKRHQRTHTGEKPFNCSECAKCFSMXSHLRRHQRAHTGEKPFKCSECGSAFIYSSSLRNHQRTHTVEKPFKCSECGSTFSYASSLGTHQQTHTGEIPFKCSECVKSFSQLSNLKTHQRTHTGWEIPFKCSECGNSFSQLSHLHRHQRTHTGENPXNCSESGSSFSDSSALRKHQRMHTGEKTLKCSELYEQCWRYPWLN from the exons ATGTCATCACACCTACGAAGACACCAGCaagcacacacaggagaaaaaacattcaagtgcagtgaatgtgcaaaGTGCTTTAGTATGTCATTACAATtacaaagacatcagcgaacacacacaggggagaaaccattcaagtgcagtgaatgtgcaaaGTGCTTTAGTATGTCATCACACCTACGAAGAcaccagcgaacacacacaggggaaaaaccattcaagtgcagtgaatgtggcagtgcttttatttactcttcatcattaaggattcatcagcaaacacacacgggggaaaaaccattcaagtgcagtgaatgtgcaaaGTGCTTTAGTATGTCATTACAATTACAAAGAcaccagcgaacacacacaggggaaaaaccattcaagtgcagtgaatgtggcagcTATTTTATTTACTCTTCATCATTAAGgattcatcagcaaacacacactggggaaaaaccattcaagtgcagtgaatgtctgaagagctttagtcagttatcacacctaaaaagacatcagcatacacacacaggggagaaaccattcaagtgcagtgaatgtggcagaGCTTTTAGTTGTGCTTCATCTTTAGtgattcatcagcgaacacacacaggggaaaaaacattcaagtgcagtgaatgtgtgaagagctttagtcagttatcagacctaaaaagacatcagcaaacacacacaggggagaaaccattcaagtgcagtgaatgtggcagcgcttttatttactcttcatcattaaggattcatcagcgaacacacacaggagaaaagccattcaagtgcagtgaatgtggcagcACTTTTAGTTATGCTTCATCATTAGGGactcatcagcaaacacacacaggggaaataccattcaagtgcagtgaatgtgggaatagctttagtcagttatcagatctaaaaagacatcagcgaacacacacaggggaaaagccattcaagtgcagtgaatgttgcAGCTCTTTTAAAACCTCTTTATCATTACGgagtcatcagcgaacacacactggggaaaaaccattcaagtgcaatgAATGTCTGAAGAGCTTTAATCAAttatcaaacctaaaaagacatcagcgcacacacacaggggaaaaaccattcaagtgcagtgaatgtggcagaGCTTTTAGTTATGCTTCATCTTTAGtgattcatcagcgaacacacacagtggaaaaaacattcaagtgcagtgaatgtgtgaagagctttagtcagttatcagacctaaaaagacatcagcgcacacacacaggggagaaaccattCAATTGCAGTGAATGTGCAAAGTGCTTTAGTATGTAATCACACCTACGAAGACACCAGCgggcacacacaggggaaaaaccattcaagtgcagtgaatgtggcagcGCTTTTATTTACTCTTCATCATTAAGGAAtcatcaacgaacacacacagTGGAAAAGCCATTCAAATGCAGTGAATGTGGCAGCACTTTTAGTTATGCTTCATCATTAGGGactcatcagcaaacacacacaggggaaataccattcaagtgcagtgaatgtgtgaagagctttagtcagttatcaaacctaaaaacacatcagcgaacacacacagggt GGGAaataccattcaagtgcagtgaatgtgggaatAGTTTTAGTCAGTTATCACACCTACATAGACATCAGcgcacacacacaggggaaaatccTTAAAATTGTAGTGAATCCGGCAGTAGTTTTAGTGACTCTTCAGCATTAAGGAAACATCAGCGAATGCACACAGGAGAAAAAACATTGAAGTGCAGTGAATTGTATGAACAGTGCTGGCGGTATCcgtggctgaactag